A segment of the Oncorhynchus tshawytscha isolate Ot180627B linkage group LG06, Otsh_v2.0, whole genome shotgun sequence genome:
ctgtgtgtgtatgtgtacatacatgcgtgcgtgcgtgtacatCTGTGAagttacatttgtgtgtgtgtcaggtgaggCTGTACTGTCCCAGAGCAATGATCAGGTCCTGtagaggttgtgtgtgttctgctTCCAGCAGGTCGTGTTGAAGGCTGAAGTGTGTGAGGTGTATGAACAACGTGTTGAGGTGGGGGTGTAGTCCCAGAACCAGGGCCTCTCTGTAGTGACTCCAGTAGATATGAGCCAGAACACGGAACAACAGCAGAAACACCTTCTTGACCAAGAAAACAAAGCCTGCTGGGAACACTGACCCTGGTGAAATGAGATGGATAGGATGTAGAGAGGTGTTGGGGATAAGACAGGGAAGGGAAATAGTGAGGAGGCAGAGGATGATGTGTAAGGTAGTGGGGGAGTGGGAATGAAAGGGGAGAAGGGTTGAGTATTTTATTGACTGATAGATCAGTTGGTTTGTTATGTTGTAGTCATTGGTTGATGATCAGTAGGGCAGTGAATgtatgcagcacacacacactgtgtgcgtGCGTACCTGCTCTGGTGGGGAAGACGTCTTCATCTGTCAGTAGGTCTTGGATGTAGGACATGGTGTAGTCAAAGTAGAGAGGAGCGGAACACCTCAACTTCTTCCCCTGATCGTCTGTCCATGTATAcactctacacacagacacattgagGGAGCAGAA
Coding sequences within it:
- the LOC112252465 gene encoding MOB kinase activator 2 isoform X1 yields the protein MGGCQSHPSAADTQIVPQPSDVNKLGDNNNELELEERPYLQQQYVSERITHTDMTALTALPPGLDQAEWLASNTVAFFKHINLFSSTLSELCTPTTCPTACGPNNIVYTWTDDQGKKLRCSAPLYFDYTMSYIQDLLTDEDVFPTRAGSVFPAGFVFLVKKVFLLLFRVLAHIYWSHYREALVLGLHPHLNTLFIHLTHFSLQHDLLEAEHTQPLQDLIIALGQYSLT
- the LOC112252465 gene encoding MOB kinase activator 2 isoform X2, giving the protein MKEQSTLLQHASGHRRGDNNNELELEERPYLQQQYVSERITHTDMTALTALPPGLDQAEWLASNTVAFFKHINLFSSTLSELCTPTTCPTACGPNNIVYTWTDDQGKKLRCSAPLYFDYTMSYIQDLLTDEDVFPTRAGSVFPAGFVFLVKKVFLLLFRVLAHIYWSHYREALVLGLHPHLNTLFIHLTHFSLQHDLLEAEHTQPLQDLIIALGQYSLT